The genomic window agagagagagagaatcttccatccattggttcagtccccagttgaccacaatgtccagggctgggccaggctgaagccaacagctaggaactccatccaggtctttcacgtgggtgcagggacccaagcacttgggccatcttctgctgctttcccaggcctttagcagagagctggatcagaagtggagctgctaggacgccaactggtgcctgtatgggagcTGGCGTcgcagccagcagcttaaccagccacGCCGCAGCCAGCTGTCCATTTCCCAGGCTACCTGTACATTTTCACTAAGGCTTTTGAGTTCAAGTATTTTGTATTTTAGCATTTCCATCttgattttctattttgcttCCAGTTATCTGGTTGCTAATAAATTGTTTTACACTACATGTGAAATTATGGATTTTAGACCCAAAGAAGTATTTTTTCCAGAAAGATTTGAAGTTACTTGTGTTTGATAAAAATTGATCTGGTATACTAAAATTTCCTAGCTCCAAATCTACCCATTTCCAAATTATAGGTTCACAGATATATGGTGTAGTTTAAGAATTCCAATGAATATTTTGGGTGATGCTAATAGTAAAAttttcacatttgtctattttatttaaaagaaaaaaattttaaagtgactCTCACacagatacttaaaaaaaaaaaaaggcttcactCCGGCAGACTTTAAGTGGGCAGTGCGCCTGCGCTAACTTCCTCTTTTCCGGCTGGAACCATGGAGGGTGCCGAAGAGAAGAAGAAGGTTCCTGCTGTGCCAGAAACCCTGAAGAAGAAGCGGAGGAATTTCGCAGAGCTGAAGATCAAGCGCCTGAGGAAGAAGTTTGCCCAAAAGATGCTTCGGAAGGCAAGGAGGAAGCTTATCTATGAGAAAGCGAAGCACTATCACAAGGAATACAGGCAGATGTACAGAACTGAAATTCGGATGGCGAGGACGGCAAGAAAAGCTGGAAACTTCTACGTACCTGCAGAACCCAAGTTGGCATTTGTCATCGGAATCAGAGGTATCAATGGTGTGAGCCCCAAAGTCCGAAAAGTGCTGCAGCTTCTTCGCCTTCGCCAGATCTTCAATGGCACCTTTGTTAAGCTCAACAAGGCCTCCATTAACGTGCTGAGGATTGTGGAGCCATATATTGCATGGGGGTACCCAAATTTGAAGTCAGTAAATGAACTAATTTACAAACGTGGCTATGGCAAAATCAATAAGAAGCGAATTGCTTTGACAGATAACACTCTGATTGCCCGCTCTCTTGGTAAATACAATATCATCTGCATGGAGGATCTGATTCATGAGATCTACACTGTggggaaacacttcaaggaaGCAAATAACTTCCTGTGGCCCTTCAAGTTATCTTCTCCCCGAGGTGGGATGAAGAAAAAGACCACCCATTTTGTAGAGGGTGGGGATGCTGGCAACAGGGAAGACCAAATCAACAGACTTATTAGAAGGATGAACTAAGGTGTCTCCTATGGTATTTTTGTAATCTGGTCAGATAATAAACAGCAACtacaatcaaattaaaaaaaaaaaaaacacacacacacacacacctactggggccagtggtgtggcatagcggataaagttgctgcttgcagtgccggcatcgcacataggcccaggttcgagtcccagctgctcctcttctgatccagctctctgctatggcctgagaaagcaatagaagatggcccaagtccttgggtccctgcatctgtgtagaagaccaggaagaagctcctggcttgggatcagtgcagctctggccattgcggccattttgggagtgaaccatcagatggaagacctctctctctctccttctctctctctctctctctctgtgcctctgcctctgcctctctgtaactttggcttttaaataaataaataaatgttaaaaaaaattaccaaagatTTAACTAAATAGATTATGAAGGAACTAGTAAGATGTTACAACATCGAGGGCCCATGTAGACGGTGTGGTGAGGAGTGTTGAAACGAAtttacaaataaatcaaaattctgGCAAAATGCAATGCTATCTATAGGGTAACAGTCTTATTTCACCAGAATAGTTTGCATTTTGATGGACAGGCATCATTTACGTTACTATTAGTGATCAATAACTTATAAAGTTGTAAAACAGTTCAAAGAAATAAGAGTCACAAAGAATCCTATGTCCTAGAAGCACTCAATAAACCAAATCTTGTTTGAAAACATATACTAGCGTTTTGGTCCATTTCAATGTCCTCTAAGATATTTCCCCATagtgtatatttaaatttttgtttgtttgttttgaagacttatttatttatttgaaaggcagaggcagagggagagagagagagagagagagagagatcttccatccaatagttcacttcccaaatggctgcaattgctgaagccgggctgatctgaagccaggagccaggagcttcttccaggtctcccacatgggtgcaggggcccaaggacttgggccatcttctactgctttcccaggccatagcagagagctggatcagaagtggagcatccggaacctaactgacgcccatatgggatgctgacactgcagatggtggctttacccactatgccacagcactggccccagtgtatTTCTTTTACTTACGCTAAGCATCTAAGAGTTCTGTCCTCCAGAGAAATCAAACGACATGCTTACTAAATAATCTACCTgacaaaaatcaggaaaaattCCAAAAGAAATGTAATGAAGGCCAGCACCATgttattcaaaacaaataaagtgTGTCTAGATGATTCAAGCCAAAGAACTTTTTTGAGCATTTGTATACaggcaacaaaggaaaaaaaaaagactttggccTCCATTGTAATGGCTCTGCTTTTTGCCTCAGTTTTAGCGTAGGCtggcctgccctctgcctccatCTGTCATGGTCCccattttatgtttttcagttCTACTAAGGCTATTTCTGGGTGAAGGGCAGAATTACTGTCAGACTTTGGTTATGGGGACTGCCTCTCCATCGTGAAGGCTGGGGCTAGCAACCATTAAAGTCCTCTGAACAGACAGAGGTCCCTAGAATATGAAGATGGAGTCAGACTCTTTCCTAAACTCTGATTTAATATGAAGGGGCTGGTACCAGTCCATGTTGCCTGGAGGTCGGCGTGGTGGAGTAGTGGattgagccactgcttgcaacgccagcatcccacatgggctccagttcacatcccagctgctccacttctgattcaactccctgctaatgcacctgggacagcagcagaagatggcccaagtccttgggccctgcacccatgtgaaagaccaggatgaagctcttggctcctggctttggcctggcccagccctggctattgtggccatttggcgaatgaaccagcagatgggagatatctctttctatccctatctctatctctatctctcccccatctgtccctctgcctttcaaataaataaacaaatctttttacaaaatgaTTGAAATGGTaaattgtatttgtatttcacagtattaaaaattaaaattcagattaAGAGAGATATCTCTTTGAGCCTACTtgctcttaaaaattatttgcaaaagtGTTGCACAGTTATGCAACTTAGAGTTCTCTTCCACCAAGAAACCCAGACACCAGATGGTGAGATCCATGCACACTTGGATCCTTCATAGCCTGCAGGTAGCACCGCCTCCTTTGCCCTTTACCCAGAGAAATTGGGAGAGCCACAGAAATCCTAGGGTGTATTTTTTTTATATAGCCAGAGAGTGGCTGATGGTTTCTGTTCTATCCCTCTGTAGTCCAAGGATTAAATACAGGTGGAACGATGccaagaaaagcagagagagagggagacgtgCTGGCAAGAGAGAGCAATAGCTGATTAATccaatcaaaaatatttattgcaagGCCTTGTTGAGTAAGATCTTTTACAATTGTTGGTCCGGAGGTAAACAAGTTGGTCTCCATCTTCCAGGAACTTAGAGACAACTAGAAGAGACGGTTTGCATCTTGTTCCAATCGCAGATGTCAGAGAGCCCACTTGAGAATGAGGTCAACAAAAACAGGAATGAACGGGGCCCGGTCGGGCAGAAGCTGAGAGCGCCAGCAAGGTGGAATTCGCTCCACTTCTCCGCTCTGTCTCCCGCCGTGTTGGCTCCTGTTCTCTGCCAAGCTGCATTGGGTGCTGTCAGAGCTGCGAACCTAGTGACTGTCTACAGTTGAGAAATCTCCAGGAAAGGAAGACCCACGCCGGTTCCCCGGTGGTCCCAGTGGAAGTCTCTCTGCGGCTCATCAGCTCTGACTGCCTCGTGTGTGCTCCAGAGACTGGGATGCACCCCCCCGCCCAGGGCGGGCCAGTTTCCTGAGCCTGTGCGAGCATCAGAGTGAAGCTGACTCATCCTGAAGCCCTTACCTAGTGCTGTGGTCTGATTGTGTGCCCCCAGACTCAAATGCTGAAACTCAATCGCTAATTCAGCAGTACAAaaagtgggggcggggagaggggaccTGTGAGAGGTGCTTAAGCCACGAAAGCAGAGCCCTTGTAGATGGGATTTGTGTTTTATAAAGAGGGAGACCCAACCCCCAGTCCCGTCTGGTCCTTGAGATGCCAGAGGATGCAGAGAGCAGCAAAGCCCAATCCGCTGCCACGTTGACCTTGGATTCCCACTCTCCAGAACAGTGAGAACGGAATTTCTATTATTTACCAATCTCCCCGCCGGCGGTACGCGGTTATGGCAGCATGAACGGATGAGACAGATGGGGCCGGGCCTCCACCAAAAGGAAAACTGAGGTTgtgcagagagaggaaaaggctgAACAGATGCTGGGTGTCACACACCCCAGCTGGCTCCTGCAGCTTGTATAAAAGAAGAAGAGAGCTAAATAAgtagaaagggaggagagagagggagagggggagagagagaaaaagagagagagagagagagagagagagattgagagagatatTCTAGCAGGAGGAGCAGAGAAGTCTTCCCGGAAAAATGGTGCGGCTGGGGTTGGAGGTGGGGTAATTGGATGTTCCGTGGGCAGGAGGAGCACGCGCAAAGTGAGAAAGCGTGGTCCCTGCAGGGGACAGAGTGCACCTCAGCTCGGTGCATCCCAGTGCAGGGCGAGGAGCCCGGGTGCCCAGGCTGCAGACGCTGACAGCAGCGGGGCTGGCCACTCCCCCTTCATTCAGTCCCTGATGGGAAGCACTGAAGGGTTCCAGCCCAGGAGCTGGTCACAAAGACCCACGCCCACTAGGAAGGGGACTCTGGTGAGGTCAGAAgtagagggctggggctggcactgtggtaagGCCAccccctgtgctgctggcatcccatatgggcaccagtttgagtcccggctgccctacttccgatccggctctctgctatggcttggggaaagcagtagaagatggcccaagtgcgtgggcccctgcactgatgtgggagacccagaagaagctcctggctcttggctttggattggcccagctccagctgttgtggccatctggggagtgagccagcagatggaagacatctttttctctctctgcctctgcttctctgtaactctgctttgcaaataaataaataaatcttaaaaaaaaaaaaaaagtaggaggcCAATTTGGAGACTATTTTAATTGTCCATGTGATTATCCCTGGGGTGAGGGGTACAGGTGCGAATGAAGGCgagagagaagtggaggagaGGTGGGAAGAAGCAGCCTGGACCTGCCtgactggggagggagggaggtggacgAGAGGCACCGGAGGAGAGGGTGTGGAAGCCAGTGTGTGTGCGAGACAGAGGGATGGGGACACTGAGACTGTGTGAAGACAGTTTCCACTTAGATGTTTTGACTTTGGGATGTGAGTAGTCAAATCAGAGAGAAATCAGAAAGCTTTTCCATTATAAGGGGATTTTattctgcttatttatttgaaaggcaaagagacagagacacggaGATCATTTATCTGTTCACACGCAcaccccccccaaatgcccaccacagccggggctgggccaggcctaagccaggagctcagaattcaacTTGAATTCTATTGCTTGAGCCGCCAGCTGGTGCCTCCTAGGCACAGCAGCCGGAAGCTGGAacggggagtggagctgggacttaagaCCAGGCAtcccttgcggcgctggcacaccgggttctagtcccggttggggcaccggattctgtcccggttgcccctcttccaggccagctctctgctgtggccagggagtgcagtggaggatggcccaggtgcttgggccctgcaccccatgggagaccaggaaaagcacctggctcctggctcctgccattggatcagcgcggtgcgccggccgcagcgcgccggccgcggcggccattggagggtgaaccaacggcaaaggaagacctttctctctgtctctctctctcactgtccactctgcctgtcaaaaaaaaaaaaaaaaaaaaaaaaaaagaccaggcaTCCCCACCTAGAATACAGGTGCTCCAAGCAACAtcgtaaccactgcaccaaacacctgccacagTTACAAGAGAATTTTAACTCCACTGGGCCTGGCCACACTGCCCCGCCCCCACATTGCTGCATGGCAACTGTCCATCTGCCGGAGCTGAGCGTTTGCTAACCACTCTGGGCAGGCTCTGTCATCTGCCACACTCCCCACCCTTCCCTCATGTCTCCCAAGGTAGAATTTGAATTCATCTACTTACCTAATTTATTATATACATTCTTACCATTCAAACTGCTGTGGTTAAAATgtgccttcctttcttttcttttatagattttggatttcCTATCTCTGCTATAAAGGTCTAGGTCACATTTTATGGTTCCTTGGTGATATGACATTTatcttttacctttttaaaaaaatattgtttatttatttatttgagaggtagagttacagagagagggagagacagagagaaaggtctttcacccactgattcactccctaaatggccacaatggctagagctgagctaatccgaagccaggagccaggagcttcttccaggtctcccacgtgggtgcaggggcccaaggacttgggccatcttctactgctttctcaggccacagcagagagctggatcggaagaggaggaccaggacttgaaccagcatccgtatgggatgccggcacctcaggcagaagcttaggCTACTaagccagcgccagcccctatctttTAGTTCTTACCTGTAAACATACGCTCTACCTGGCGCTTAGTTTTGCAGATGAAGGTCTGACTGAATTTTCTTCCAGAATCTATCAACTCAGGCTACTGCCATTGATTTTTCCCATTGAATTAAACCACCACACTGCATTCCCATTCTAACGggatttgtttctttgttctctACTTCCTTTGACTAAGCCATTTGATTCTCCTTACAAACAGGAGAAGCCAGACAAGTCTCAAAAAGCAAGAGTGAGGAGCGTGTGAATCCAGGCTCTTGTCTACATAACCCATCTCTAGGTCCTACCAGGAAGATGACCAGACGCATGGACGGGAAACACAGGCAGTCCTAGCCCCAGCGAGTTACTGTGTTGTCTAAAtcacttatttatctgagagacagagctcccatctactggttcagtctccaagcGCCcatggtggccagggctgggcctgtgccAAAGCTCCAAGCTGGaaacttaacccaggtctcccaaataggaGGCAGGAACACAACCAGTGgagccatcaacactgcctccaagggtctcccgtggcaggaagctggaatcagcacctggagccaggagtgaagcccaggtactctgctgtgggatacaggtgtcttaatCAGCAGCTGAACCTCTAATCCAAATGCCTGCTGGGACACTTAGTTTTgaatccctgggaggcagggtaTTGCTGCAGGGGAAGCCAGGCAAAGCTCTTG from Oryctolagus cuniculus chromosome 1, mOryCun1.1, whole genome shotgun sequence includes these protein-coding regions:
- the LOC100341489 gene encoding large ribosomal subunit protein uL30-like, coding for MEGAEEKKKVPAVPETLKKKRRNFAELKIKRLRKKFAQKMLRKARRKLIYEKAKHYHKEYRQMYRTEIRMARTARKAGNFYVPAEPKLAFVIGIRGINGVSPKVRKVLQLLRLRQIFNGTFVKLNKASINVLRIVEPYIAWGYPNLKSVNELIYKRGYGKINKKRIALTDNTLIARSLGKYNIICMEDLIHEIYTVGKHFKEANNFLWPFKLSSPRGGMKKKTTHFVEGGDAGNREDQINRLIRRMN